One Festucalex cinctus isolate MCC-2025b chromosome 3, RoL_Fcin_1.0, whole genome shotgun sequence DNA window includes the following coding sequences:
- the chst6 gene encoding carbohydrate sulfotransferase 6 has protein sequence MVSVQLHRGKAINIKHKMPIMPRYRVNLNTVVFLMILQGAAVVLFCSWYVKLNPHDCPPSNRKVHILLLSSWRSGSSFVGQVFSQHPSVFYLMEPAWHVWTKLKNSGAQALRMAVRDLMRSVFHCDFSVTDAYLPDRHNVSSLFMWSHSRALCSPPACSLTPRGDFSNQTRCLQMCDARGLQGVQEACLSYSHVVLKSVRIFELESLYPLFEDPGLDLRIIHLVRDPRAVVRSREQSAKAFVGDNAIVLEQRNTPAAEVQYQVLKEICRSHVRISERALQKPPPFLKGRYKMVRYEDVARNPLQEISAMYDFVNLDMTNQLEEWIYKLTHGKGKGSLKEAFEITSRNAADVSQAWRTTLPYSKVKRIQEVCTGAMSRLGYTVVNSDKEQKRLDIDLLLPREPYQFSWLPTRTQRPGNG, from the coding sequence ATGGTTAGCGTGCAACTCCACAGAGGAAAAGCAATCAACATCAAGCACAAGATGCCAATCATGCCCCGTTACAGAGTGAACCTCAACACTGTGGTTTTCCTGATGATCCTGCAGGGGGCAGCCGTGGTCCTCTTCTGCAGCTGGTACGTCAAGCTAAACCCTCACGACTGCCCTCCCTCTAATAGGAAAGTCCACATTCTTCTGCTGTCGTCATGGCGATCAGGATCATCCTTTGTCGGTCAGGTGTTCAGTCAACACCCGTCTGTCTTCTACCTCATGGAGCCTGCCTGGCATGTTTGGACCAAACTTAAGAACTCCGGTGCACAGGCACTACGAATGGCTGTAAGGGATCTAATGCGTAGTGTGTTCCATTGTGATTTCTCCGTAACGGATGCCTACCTGCCAGACCGTCACAACGTGTCGTCCTTGTTCATGTGGAGTCACAGTCGAGCACTGTGCTCACCGCCGGCTTGTTCTCTCACGCCACGCGGCGATTTCAGCAATCAGActcgatgtttgcaaatgtgcgACGCGAGGGGCCTACAGGGCGTGCAGGAGGCCTGCCTCTCTTACAGTCACGTTGTATTAAAATCAGTGCGAATTTTTGAACTGGAATCCCTCTACCCTCTCTTTGAGGATCCTGGCCTTGACCTCCGCATCATTCATCTGGTTCGGGATCCCCGGGCCGTGGTTCGGTCAAGAGAACAGTCTGCCAAAGCGTTTGTTGGCGATAATGCGATCGTGTTGGAGCAGAGAAACACGCCAGCAGCGGAGGTACAATACCAAGTCTTAAAGGAGATCTGCCGTAGTCACGTGCGCATTAGTGAGAGGGCCCTACAGAAGCCCCCACCATTTCTAAAAGGCCGTTACAAAATGGTACGCTATGAGGACGTGGCCCGCAATCCACTACAGGAAATAAGTGCCATGTATGACTTTGTCAATCTGGACATGACAAATCAGTTAGAGGAATGGATTTATAAGCTGACTCATGGAAAAGGCAAAGGTTCCTTGAAAGAGGCCTTTGAAATCACTTCGAGAAACGCTGCCGATGTTTCGCAGGCTTGGCGCACCACGCTGCCATACAGCAAGGTTAAGCGCATCCAGGAAGTGTGCACGGGGGCCATGTCACGGCTTGGGTACACCGTTGTTAACAGTGATAAAGAACAGAAGAGACTTGATATTGATTTACTGCTACCACGTGAACCGTACCAGTTCAGCTGGTTACCAACTAGAACGCAACGCCCTGGTAACGGTTAA